A stretch of the Alnus glutinosa chromosome 6, dhAlnGlut1.1, whole genome shotgun sequence genome encodes the following:
- the LOC133870302 gene encoding spermidine hydroxycinnamoyl transferase codes for MVVSFKGCYTVKPAEATWKGPLPLSEWDQIGTLTHVPTIYFYRLAPNWLSPADTISNILRDSLSRALVPFYPLAGRVRSIGRGRLELDCNAEGALFFEAESEAKLDNIDHFSPSPEYHYLVPTIDYSVPIHELPLVLAQLTRFKCGGISLSIMISHTVVDGPSALHFISEWATLSRGEPLGTAPFLDRKLLRAGDPPTAPPCLDNSEYSYPPVLLGQSDNVEEEKKKNTVAMLKLSKTQVEKLKNMANDDKSSDSCRDYTRYETLAGHVWRCACKARQQKDEQPTALAVCMDSRNRTNPPLPRAYFGNATLDVFATSHAGELMSKPLGYASSKIRQAIDKVTDTYVKSAIEFLKNQEDLTRFQELHALGGTEGPFCGNPNLAVVSWLTLPIYGLDFGWGKEIYMGPGAHDFDGDALLLQSPDGDGSLILALCLQVAHMDAFKRHFYEDII; via the exons ATGGTGGTAAGCTTCAAGGGTTGCTACACAGTGAAGCCAGCAGAGGCAACATGGAAGGGTCCCCTACCCTTATCAGAATGGGATCAAATTGGCACCTTAACTCATGTTCCCACAATCTACTTCTACCGCCTGGCGCCAAATTGGCTTTCACCAGCTGACACCATTTCCAATATCCTTAGAGACTCATTGAGCCGGGCATTAGTGCCTTTCTATCCACTAGCAGGCCGTGTGCGGTCGATTGGCAGAGGCCGTCTCGAGCTTGACTGCAATGCTGAGGGGGCTCTGTTCTTTGAAGCTGAATCTGAGGCAAAACTAGACAACATTGACCACTTCTCTCCATCTCCAGAGTATCATTACCTTGTCCCAACTATAGACTATAGCGTCCCAATTCATGAATTGCCATTAGTGTTGGCGCAACTCACCAGGTTCAAGTGCGGGGGCATTAGTCTCAGCATAATGATATCACATACTGTTGTCGACGGACCAAGCGCCCTACACTTCATTTCTGAGTGGGCTACGCTTTCTCGGGGCGAGCCATTAGGGACGGCGCCATTCCTTGACCGTAAACTGTTGCGAGCTGGGGATCCCCCGACTGCTCCGCCGTGCCTCGATAACTCGGAGTACAGCTATCCGCCAGTGTTGCTAGGGCAATCCGACAATGTAgaggaggaaaagaagaagaacacggTTGCCATGCTAAAGCTTTCCAAAACCCAGGTGGAAAAGCTCAAGAACATGGCAAATGATG atAAAAGTAGTGATAGTTGCCGTGATTACACTCGGTACGAGACGTTGGCAGGACATGTATGGAGATGTGCATGCAAGGCACGTCAACAAAAAGATGAACAGCCTACGGCATTAGCTGTTTGTATGGACTCAAGGAACCGCACGAATCCGCCACTGCCACGAGCGTATTTTGGCAATGCAACGCTGGATGTTTTTGCTACAAGTCATGCGGGGGAGTTGATGTCCAAGCCATTAGGCTATGCTTCAAGCAAGATAAGACAAGCTATTGACAAAGTGACTGATACGTATGTGAAGTCAgctattgaatttttgaaaaatcaagaGGACTTGACACGGTTTCAGGAGCTTCATGCCTTGGGGGGCACGGAAGGGCCTTTCTGCGGAAACCCAAATCTCGCAGTAGTGAGCTGGTTGACGCTGCCAATCTACGGCCTTGATTTTGGCTGGGGGAAAGAAATATACATGGGGCCGGGAGCGCATGATTTTGATGGAGACGCACTACTCCTCCAGAGTCCTGATGGAGATGGATCTTTGATTTTGGCGTTGTGTCTGCAAGTGGCTCATATGGATGCGTTTAAGAGGCACTTCTATGAAGATATCATATAA